A single Natranaerobius thermophilus JW/NM-WN-LF DNA region contains:
- a CDS encoding ABC transporter substrate-binding protein, translating to MLTVCNRAVLPIAILAILMVAVMTGCEEEVGNGELSQGVTEDEILVGSVGPQSGPFAFMGSPYYAGMESYFKTINEEGGVDGREINLKVQDDEFEPDNAISGMETLIYEEEVFAIVGQLGTPGILATMDMVREEGIPSVYFGGGASEFREAGENFFPVQPIYDYEGKLMAEYAIDEFDADELVVIYANDDVGQDGLQGIKTGLEEMGREDALDADREISFNPGDTDFSSQIQLARDQDPDMVLLYALSDDAANILGDFEDASYEVPIMTTYSNTDDSFLEMAAPQAPQVMTELYSLGWLEMDEQALQPLNDAMEEYYPDEPINAYTMAGWVAAETFVAGLEEAGDDLTWDGYIDAMNQLHFTEGLAPEISYEPGVREGVTHMSVSEVVEENGEYRFEQVTDFREFGE from the coding sequence ATGTTAACAGTTTGTAACAGAGCTGTACTGCCAATCGCTATTTTGGCGATACTGATGGTAGCTGTGATGACAGGTTGTGAAGAAGAGGTTGGAAATGGAGAACTTTCTCAAGGAGTAACGGAAGACGAGATTTTAGTGGGCAGTGTTGGTCCACAATCAGGGCCCTTTGCTTTTATGGGTAGCCCTTACTACGCTGGTATGGAATCCTATTTCAAGACAATAAACGAAGAGGGAGGCGTGGATGGACGAGAAATCAACCTAAAAGTTCAGGACGATGAATTTGAACCAGATAACGCTATTTCAGGCATGGAGACTTTAATTTATGAAGAGGAAGTCTTTGCTATAGTTGGTCAGCTTGGAACTCCTGGGATCCTGGCAACTATGGATATGGTAAGAGAAGAGGGAATTCCCTCGGTTTACTTTGGAGGAGGTGCTTCTGAATTTAGAGAAGCAGGTGAAAACTTTTTTCCTGTTCAACCTATTTACGATTATGAAGGTAAACTTATGGCAGAATACGCTATAGATGAGTTTGATGCAGATGAATTGGTTGTTATTTATGCAAATGACGATGTGGGCCAAGATGGACTACAGGGAATCAAAACTGGTCTTGAGGAAATGGGACGAGAAGATGCCCTAGATGCAGATAGAGAGATCTCCTTTAACCCTGGAGATACGGACTTTTCCAGTCAAATTCAATTAGCAAGAGATCAGGATCCGGATATGGTATTACTATATGCCCTGTCAGACGATGCGGCTAATATATTGGGTGATTTTGAGGACGCCTCTTACGAGGTTCCCATAATGACCACATATTCTAACACGGATGATTCATTTTTAGAAATGGCAGCCCCTCAAGCTCCTCAAGTAATGACAGAACTTTATTCCCTGGGCTGGTTAGAGATGGATGAACAGGCCCTTCAACCTCTAAATGACGCAATGGAAGAATATTACCCTGACGAACCTATTAATGCTTATACTATGGCCGGTTGGGTAGCAGCTGAAACCTTTGTGGCAGGTCTTGAAGAAGCAGGAGATGACTTGACTTGGGACGGTTATATTGATGCTATGAATCAGCTTCACTTTACAGAAGGTCTGGCACCTGAAATCTCTTATGAGCCCGGAGTCCGTGAAGGTGTAACTCATATGTCTGTCAGCGAAGTGGTTGAAGAAAATGGTGAGTATAGATTTGAACAGGTAACTGATTTCAGAGAATTCGGAGAATAA
- a CDS encoding alpha/beta fold hydrolase produces the protein MIIPTVKANGINIYYEVKGEGTPLLLIEGLGYATWMWYRQEKLQQNFQLIKFDNRGVGGSDKPQDPYSVELMAQDAAQLMEALEIDKANVLGVSLGGFIAQELAYSYPDKVEKLILCSTSFGGPNSIPIPQETLEVMQKGGGEYSSLDELRNAVGVALDRRLWDENQDIIDKILHEKSTNPQPKHAYLRQMEAGAAFNGEEKTSHIKAPTLILAAKGDRVVPWENAQLLHDKIPHSRLELLSEGGHLFFMERPDTANNLIREFLKED, from the coding sequence GTGATTATTCCTACAGTTAAAGCCAATGGTATTAATATATATTATGAAGTAAAAGGTGAGGGGACTCCTCTCTTGTTGATAGAAGGCTTGGGTTATGCTACCTGGATGTGGTATCGACAGGAGAAATTACAACAGAATTTTCAACTAATCAAATTTGACAATAGAGGGGTTGGGGGTTCAGATAAACCCCAAGATCCCTATTCCGTTGAATTGATGGCCCAGGATGCAGCTCAGCTAATGGAAGCCCTTGAAATTGACAAAGCCAATGTTTTAGGGGTTTCTCTAGGCGGGTTCATTGCCCAAGAACTGGCGTATAGCTATCCTGACAAGGTAGAGAAGTTGATTCTTTGTTCAACATCCTTTGGTGGGCCCAATAGTATTCCGATTCCCCAGGAAACCTTAGAAGTTATGCAAAAAGGTGGGGGTGAATACTCTTCCCTGGATGAATTAAGAAATGCCGTGGGTGTTGCTCTAGACCGTCGGTTATGGGACGAAAACCAAGATATAATAGATAAAATTTTACACGAGAAATCTACAAATCCCCAGCCAAAACACGCATATCTGAGACAAATGGAAGCTGGCGCAGCTTTTAATGGTGAAGAAAAAACTTCCCATATAAAGGCACCCACTCTTATATTAGCAGCTAAAGGTGACCGGGTAGTTCCCTGGGAAAATGCTCAGTTGCTGCACGATAAAATTCCACATTCTCGCCTGGAACTATTATCAGAAGGTGGGCACTTGTTTTTTATGGAGAGACCTGACACAGCTAATAATTTAATTCGGGAGTTTTTGAAGGAGGATTAA
- a CDS encoding 3-oxoacyl-ACP synthase III family protein, giving the protein MNSLVQNAVITGTGKYLPPHLYTNNDIAEILGHPLKDGLETKLGIKQRYFTGKDESTADMAVKAGEQAIANAGLSKDDIQLLIIATDTPEYITPATSSVVQGRLETFNAGTFDLNASCAGFVSGLEVASRMIQTGAYRHILLIGVYNMSKFVDKSDSSALPIFADGAGAVVLSGTKNQDRGFMNGKMIADGTQYDFLGIYGGGAKNPMNEERLQKGEHQLTFLKPLPPDRNIKIWPPLIEEVLQSQGLNYQDIDHIFFTQINKMVIQEVMKIIDLPEEKTTYIMGEYGYTGSSCIPIALNKALSEDKLSPGDLVLFVGSGVGFAVACAAFRW; this is encoded by the coding sequence ATGAATAGCTTAGTACAAAATGCCGTGATTACAGGTACAGGCAAGTATCTTCCTCCACATCTGTACACTAATAATGATATTGCAGAAATATTAGGCCATCCTTTGAAGGATGGCCTTGAGACAAAACTTGGGATAAAACAGCGGTATTTTACTGGAAAAGATGAAAGCACTGCTGATATGGCTGTGAAAGCCGGAGAACAAGCCATAGCAAATGCGGGTTTATCCAAAGATGATATTCAGTTATTGATTATAGCTACAGACACTCCGGAATACATCACACCGGCTACTTCCTCGGTGGTTCAAGGACGTTTAGAGACTTTTAATGCGGGGACCTTTGACTTAAATGCTTCCTGTGCCGGATTTGTTAGTGGACTGGAAGTGGCTTCAAGGATGATACAAACGGGAGCTTATCGACACATATTATTAATCGGAGTTTATAATATGTCTAAATTCGTAGACAAATCAGACTCCAGTGCTCTACCTATTTTTGCCGATGGTGCCGGAGCCGTAGTTTTATCAGGCACCAAAAATCAGGATAGGGGTTTTATGAACGGTAAAATGATCGCTGATGGAACCCAGTATGATTTCCTAGGAATCTATGGGGGAGGCGCTAAAAACCCTATGAATGAAGAACGGTTGCAAAAAGGAGAACATCAACTGACATTTTTAAAACCTTTGCCCCCTGATCGCAATATTAAAATATGGCCTCCTCTAATAGAAGAAGTGTTACAATCCCAGGGACTTAACTATCAAGATATTGATCATATATTCTTTACTCAAATAAATAAGATGGTAATCCAGGAAGTTATGAAAATAATAGATCTTCCCGAAGAAAAAACCACTTATATTATGGGTGAATACGGTTATACCGGTTCCTCTTGCATTCCCATTGCCCTTAACAAAGCTTTAAGCGAAGATAAACTATCTCCAGGAGATTTAGTATTATTCGTCGGATCTGGTGTGGGATTTGCAGTAGCCTGTGCTGCATTTAGATGGTAA
- a CDS encoding DMT family transporter → MLYKKAGIFITAVSAIGFGSMTVLAQLAYASGANTMDLLTIRFTVAALIFGIIIGCMALTNHLKWQLSWKQVLTLIALGASGYGIFSSMYFHGVSLIPASLAGFLLFTYPVMVCILAYFLGEEPVDSQKILALAVSLCGSIFVLGPVVEDVNWEGVTFVMLAAFLYSLYVVGSSRILKDVHWFPASAILTISCAGFFLGRELIFNNGYNLANINDEIMFYGVILGVFSTLIAIACFYLGLSLIGPSRASIISTLEPVSSACLAALIFNEQLSILQLIGASCILLSILIIQKARDEDNVVSSNRYHRERQA, encoded by the coding sequence ATGTTGTATAAGAAAGCGGGAATCTTTATTACAGCAGTATCTGCAATTGGCTTTGGATCTATGACAGTATTGGCTCAACTTGCCTATGCTTCTGGAGCCAATACAATGGATTTGCTGACTATTCGATTTACTGTAGCTGCTCTCATTTTTGGAATAATTATCGGATGTATGGCATTAACCAATCATCTTAAATGGCAGCTTAGCTGGAAACAGGTGTTAACTTTGATTGCCTTAGGGGCTTCAGGTTACGGAATTTTCTCTAGTATGTACTTTCACGGGGTATCTTTAATTCCGGCTTCATTAGCCGGGTTTTTGCTGTTTACTTACCCGGTAATGGTTTGTATCCTGGCTTACTTTTTAGGTGAAGAACCGGTTGATTCTCAAAAAATTCTTGCTCTAGCAGTATCCCTCTGTGGATCAATCTTTGTACTAGGACCTGTAGTGGAGGACGTAAACTGGGAAGGTGTAACCTTTGTTATGTTGGCTGCTTTCCTTTATTCACTGTACGTGGTAGGAAGCAGTCGTATTTTGAAAGATGTTCATTGGTTTCCTGCATCGGCTATACTAACTATATCTTGTGCAGGTTTTTTCCTTGGAAGGGAACTGATTTTCAATAACGGCTATAATCTAGCAAATATCAATGATGAAATCATGTTTTATGGTGTTATCTTAGGAGTGTTTTCTACATTAATTGCCATTGCTTGCTTTTATTTAGGACTGAGCTTGATTGGACCATCACGAGCTTCTATCATTAGCACCTTAGAGCCAGTATCTTCTGCATGCTTGGCAGCGTTAATATTCAATGAACAACTTTCAATATTACAGTTAATAGGTGCCTCTTGTATACTGCTCTCAATATTAATTATCCAAAAAGCAAGAGACGAAGACAATGTTGTGTCCAGTAATAGATATCATAGGGAAAGGCAAGCCTAA
- a CDS encoding IS110 family transposase, whose product MKYTQNERINQVKESSLIIGVDIAKAEHVARAQDFRGVEFSKPITFENTRKGFKKFLSWLEVIKQEQAKEEVLVGMEPTGQYWLTLAQFLKQTGIQTILVNPNHVKKSKELDDNSPTKNDIKDAKVIAQLVKDGRYSVPNIPTGIYAELRNGMNLRDRLTDDLRRVKGRIDNWLDRYFPEFSTVFKNWDGKAALLTLKNFPLPKEILGHSEEEIVSCWKREVNRAVGKKRARKLKEAAKNSTGITEGEIMARQELKTLLSQYDALIEELEQVLVQIENILKEIPGAEEMMSIPGVGMVTVAGFLAEVGDLSNYQHPNQIKKLAGLNLKENSSGKHKGETKITKRGRPRLRGLLYRCVIPLVAKNPEFKLLHDYYTTRPENPLKKKQSLVALACRLIRVLFALGTKKTPYNGRMMLKNSSLNLLQDAA is encoded by the coding sequence ATGAAGTATACCCAAAATGAGAGAATTAATCAAGTAAAAGAGTCAAGTTTGATTATCGGAGTAGACATTGCAAAAGCAGAACACGTAGCAAGAGCTCAGGATTTTCGGGGTGTGGAGTTTTCGAAACCAATCACCTTTGAAAACACCAGGAAAGGTTTTAAGAAGTTTTTAAGTTGGCTAGAGGTAATCAAACAAGAACAAGCAAAAGAAGAAGTCTTAGTAGGTATGGAACCTACTGGCCAATACTGGCTGACTCTAGCTCAATTTTTAAAGCAAACAGGTATCCAAACTATTTTAGTAAATCCAAATCACGTAAAAAAGAGCAAAGAACTAGACGACAACTCACCAACTAAAAATGATATTAAAGATGCAAAAGTGATAGCACAGTTAGTAAAAGATGGCCGTTACTCAGTACCCAATATCCCTACAGGAATATATGCAGAACTACGGAATGGGATGAATTTGCGAGATCGGCTAACAGATGACTTAAGGCGTGTAAAAGGTAGGATAGACAATTGGTTAGATCGTTACTTCCCAGAATTCAGCACAGTGTTTAAGAACTGGGATGGAAAAGCAGCACTATTAACCCTAAAAAATTTCCCTTTACCAAAAGAAATATTAGGTCATAGTGAAGAAGAGATAGTAAGTTGCTGGAAACGAGAAGTGAATCGAGCAGTAGGTAAAAAAAGAGCAAGAAAGCTGAAAGAAGCAGCCAAGAATAGTACTGGTATAACAGAAGGCGAAATAATGGCAAGACAAGAATTGAAAACCCTATTGTCGCAGTATGACGCTTTAATAGAAGAGTTAGAACAAGTACTTGTTCAGATAGAAAATATTTTAAAAGAAATTCCAGGAGCAGAAGAAATGATGAGTATTCCTGGAGTAGGGATGGTAACAGTGGCAGGATTTTTGGCTGAAGTGGGTGATCTTTCTAATTATCAACATCCAAATCAAATTAAGAAGCTGGCAGGCTTAAATCTAAAAGAGAACAGTTCAGGTAAGCACAAAGGTGAAACCAAGATAACCAAACGAGGTCGACCTCGTTTGAGAGGACTCTTATATCGCTGCGTGATTCCATTAGTAGCCAAGAATCCTGAATTTAAGTTATTACACGATTATTATACCACAAGGCCAGAAAATCCCTTAAAAAAGAAACAATCGCTTGTAGCATTAGCGTGTAGATTGATCAGAGTTTTGTTTGCCCTAGGTACCAAAAAGACACCTTATAATGGCAGGATGATGTTAAAGAACAGTTCATTAAATTTATTGCAGGATGCTGCATAA
- a CDS encoding MFS transporter, which translates to MKTKLNSHTSSNSIPVQTPFFYGWVIVFLGALALFFSGPGQTYSVSIFINYYVEDLGWNRSLVSGFYSAATLVSGMNLALIGKIIDGKGHRKMVLIIPILLAITCIWMSFVTVPVMLIVGFLFLRMFGQGSMTLLPNTLIPQWFERKRGIALSFMALGGGIASAVYPPVNEFMINNLGVEIAWRAWAGLLIFVMAPIGWFFVRNKPEDIGEKPDGNGHPDNQNDINSNYTKQNKQSETNDVIKNNEQDPWTLAEAKGTRTFWLMLVVTAIPAMINTGLVFHMVSIMAEKGHSSSFAASILSIFAITQLCSTFIAGYILDRVQVNLVKAANFFIFMITMTIVLTAESAWLLILYAIMHGAFSSFEQVSTNVLWPNYFGRKHLGSIRGVATTAMVIGSALGPLPFGASYDIFGGYFEIIILMMFFPLLAGFFCIISPPPRKNNI; encoded by the coding sequence ATGAAAACCAAACTAAACAGTCACACAAGTTCAAATAGTATCCCAGTGCAAACACCCTTCTTTTACGGTTGGGTAATTGTCTTCCTAGGAGCTTTGGCCTTGTTTTTTTCAGGACCAGGCCAAACTTATTCTGTTTCCATATTTATAAATTACTATGTTGAGGATTTGGGATGGAATAGATCTTTGGTTTCGGGCTTTTACTCTGCTGCCACTCTAGTGTCCGGCATGAATTTAGCTTTAATTGGTAAAATTATAGACGGTAAAGGGCATAGAAAGATGGTTTTAATTATTCCCATTTTACTTGCTATTACCTGTATTTGGATGAGCTTTGTAACCGTGCCGGTAATGTTAATTGTGGGTTTTCTATTCTTGAGAATGTTTGGTCAGGGATCTATGACTTTACTCCCTAATACATTAATCCCCCAGTGGTTTGAAAGAAAACGAGGGATAGCTCTGAGCTTTATGGCATTAGGTGGTGGAATAGCCTCAGCAGTATATCCACCCGTAAACGAATTTATGATTAACAATCTAGGTGTAGAGATAGCCTGGAGAGCCTGGGCAGGACTGTTGATATTTGTTATGGCACCAATTGGTTGGTTTTTCGTTCGAAATAAACCGGAGGATATTGGAGAAAAACCTGATGGAAATGGCCATCCCGACAATCAGAATGATATTAATTCAAATTATACTAAACAAAATAAGCAATCAGAGACCAATGATGTTATTAAAAATAATGAACAAGACCCCTGGACCTTAGCGGAGGCCAAAGGGACCAGAACATTTTGGTTAATGCTTGTAGTAACTGCAATACCTGCCATGATAAATACTGGTCTAGTTTTCCACATGGTGTCAATCATGGCTGAGAAAGGACATTCTTCAAGTTTTGCCGCTTCGATATTGAGTATTTTTGCTATTACACAGCTTTGCAGTACTTTTATAGCTGGTTATATTTTAGACAGGGTTCAAGTTAATCTTGTTAAGGCAGCTAATTTCTTTATATTTATGATCACCATGACAATAGTTTTGACAGCTGAATCCGCATGGCTGTTAATTCTCTACGCCATTATGCACGGGGCATTTTCTTCTTTTGAACAAGTTAGTACCAATGTGTTATGGCCAAATTATTTTGGTAGAAAACATCTGGGAAGCATTAGAGGAGTTGCTACTACGGCTATGGTTATCGGATCAGCCCTTGGGCCACTTCCCTTCGGAGCTTCTTACGATATATTCGGAGGTTATTTTGAAATCATTATATTGATGATGTTTTTCCCTTTACTGGCAGGTTTCTTTTGTATAATTTCCCCACCTCCCAGGAAAAACAACATTTAG